One Entomomonas asaccharolytica DNA segment encodes these proteins:
- a CDS encoding winged helix-turn-helix transcriptional regulator, with protein sequence MSKTSKKSNTNNILPMDHTPLAATINLIGGKYKSLILWKLTNGLLRFSELRREIPCATPKMLTQQLRELETDGLINRKVYPVVPPKVEYSLTTLGKSLKPVLDTMYIWGTDYLSNKGIENKNTL encoded by the coding sequence ATGTCAAAAACCTCTAAAAAATCAAATACTAACAATATATTACCAATGGATCACACACCATTAGCCGCTACAATTAATTTAATAGGTGGTAAATATAAATCACTTATTCTGTGGAAATTAACCAATGGTTTGCTACGTTTTTCAGAACTGCGTAGAGAAATCCCTTGTGCTACACCGAAAATGCTTACTCAGCAACTACGCGAACTCGAAACAGATGGCTTAATAAATAGAAAAGTCTACCCTGTAGTTCCCCCCAAGGTAGAGTACTCCCTCACTACTCTTGGCAAAAGTTTAAAACCCGTTTTAGATACCATGTATATATGGGGAACTGACTACCTATCTAACAAAGGAATAGAGAACAAAAACACACTATAA